The proteins below are encoded in one region of Fibrella aestuarina BUZ 2:
- a CDS encoding RNA methyltransferase, which produces MIRKLALDELNRLSVDDFKATEKFPYCLILDDIRSLNNVGSVFRTADAFRAEKLYLAGITGTPPHRDITKTALGATESVAWEHAPDVDGLVVDLQARGYTVVAVEQAEQRVLLPDFNPEPNKRYAFVFGNEVTGVRDSVIQQADLVLEIPQYGTKHSLNIAVTAGIICYRFVESITKT; this is translated from the coding sequence ATGATTCGTAAACTAGCGCTCGACGAACTGAATCGGCTGTCGGTCGATGACTTTAAAGCCACCGAGAAATTTCCGTATTGCCTCATCCTCGATGACATCCGCAGCCTGAATAATGTGGGGTCGGTATTTCGGACGGCCGATGCCTTTCGGGCCGAGAAACTGTATCTGGCGGGTATTACCGGCACCCCGCCTCACCGCGACATTACAAAAACGGCCTTGGGCGCCACCGAATCGGTGGCCTGGGAACACGCCCCGGATGTGGACGGGCTGGTGGTAGACCTTCAGGCCAGGGGTTACACCGTAGTCGCGGTGGAGCAGGCCGAGCAACGCGTACTCCTGCCCGATTTCAACCCTGAGCCAAACAAACGCTACGCCTTTGTGTTCGGTAACGAGGTGACGGGCGTGCGTGACAGCGTGATCCAACAGGCCGATCTGGTGCTGGAGATCCCACAGTATGGCACGAAGCACTCACTCAATATCGCCGTTACAGCTGGTATTATCTGCTATCGATTCGTCGAAAGCATAACAAAAACTTAA
- a CDS encoding alpha/beta fold hydrolase produces the protein MPYIQTNDSRFGEPVSIFYQDWGGASSTSTTSVTGTLSAPTSTQPTVLLIHGWPLSHEMWDYQMTALAEQGIRVVAYDRRGFGKSSKPWGGYDYDTLTDDLKAVIDELNLDNVVLVGFSMGGGEVVRYFSRHGGAKVSKAVLISAVTPFLLQTDDNPDGVDKDTFDTMVENLRADRADFLQTFGKQFYGVGLLSKPVSQAHLDGDFMRTYLASPKATIECVRSFSETDFRDEMRTITVPTLIIHGDSDKTVPIESSGEKSAELLPTAIYKVYDGAPHGLFITDKDMLTQDLLSFVMESSYQAAPAGEVTY, from the coding sequence ATGCCTTATATTCAGACCAATGATTCGCGCTTTGGCGAGCCGGTAAGCATTTTTTATCAAGATTGGGGTGGTGCCTCATCGACCTCAACTACGTCGGTGACAGGTACGTTGTCGGCCCCGACCAGTACACAACCGACGGTGTTGCTCATTCACGGCTGGCCCCTGAGCCACGAGATGTGGGACTACCAAATGACCGCCTTAGCCGAACAGGGAATTCGCGTGGTTGCTTATGACCGGCGTGGATTTGGCAAATCATCGAAGCCCTGGGGTGGGTATGACTACGATACACTGACCGACGACCTGAAGGCGGTGATCGATGAGCTAAACCTTGACAATGTCGTATTGGTCGGTTTCTCGATGGGCGGTGGCGAAGTGGTTCGTTACTTCAGCCGTCATGGTGGCGCTAAAGTGTCGAAAGCGGTACTCATCAGCGCTGTTACGCCGTTCCTGCTTCAGACCGACGATAACCCGGATGGCGTCGATAAAGATACGTTCGACACGATGGTGGAAAACCTGCGCGCCGACCGGGCCGATTTCCTCCAGACGTTTGGCAAGCAATTCTATGGCGTGGGCCTGCTGAGCAAGCCCGTCAGCCAGGCCCATCTGGACGGCGACTTTATGCGCACGTACCTGGCCTCACCCAAAGCGACGATCGAATGCGTACGCTCGTTCTCAGAAACCGATTTCCGCGACGAAATGCGGACCATCACGGTGCCCACGCTGATTATCCACGGGGATTCCGACAAAACGGTGCCCATCGAGTCGTCGGGCGAAAAGTCGGCCGAACTGCTGCCTACGGCTATCTATAAGGTGTATGACGGCGCTCCTCACGGGCTTTTCATTACCGACAAAGACATGCTCACGCAGGATCTGCTCTCGTTCGTTATGGAGTCGTCGTATCAGGCGGCTCCGGCCGGTGAGGTGACCTACTAG
- a CDS encoding sensor histidine kinase has translation MKNVATYAQRNWYYGLAIVVAFLLLDRFGPATFRLGWLVWSPIALAITILGYFVWINAHNHNVPYIHKEVLDTIVHEFQTPISAIKMAADILATPFGKSSPERMDKYVHIIQEETERLQLQVDVMLSLARADRNRLTLTLDTIDIHTLIQSISERHGPYLKISLQAAQHVLMADRLHLTNVLHNLLDNAIKYSPGEPELTIHTESDATGLMVSVIDRGVGIPKNLQQKIFKPFFRVGEHHQLSVKGFGLGLSYVQRIIEAHNWRLELTSEVGEGSEFKIRFPQNALVSAKTMSNV, from the coding sequence ATGAAGAATGTTGCTACCTATGCCCAGCGTAATTGGTATTATGGCTTAGCGATCGTTGTGGCCTTTCTGCTGCTCGACCGCTTCGGTCCGGCCACTTTCCGGCTGGGGTGGCTTGTTTGGTCGCCTATAGCGCTGGCAATCACCATCCTCGGCTATTTTGTCTGGATCAACGCCCATAACCACAACGTTCCCTACATCCATAAAGAAGTACTGGATACCATCGTTCATGAATTCCAGACGCCCATCTCGGCCATCAAAATGGCGGCCGATATTCTGGCGACACCGTTTGGCAAATCGTCGCCCGAGCGGATGGACAAATACGTCCACATCATTCAAGAAGAAACCGAGCGATTGCAGCTACAAGTCGATGTGATGCTGAGCCTCGCCCGGGCCGACCGCAACCGGCTTACGCTGACACTCGACACGATCGACATTCATACGCTGATTCAGTCCATTTCGGAACGGCACGGTCCTTATCTGAAGATCAGCTTGCAGGCTGCCCAGCACGTGCTGATGGCCGACCGCCTGCACCTGACCAACGTGTTGCACAACCTGCTCGACAACGCCATCAAGTACAGCCCCGGCGAACCCGAGTTGACGATTCACACCGAGTCAGACGCGACCGGACTGATGGTGTCGGTGATCGACCGGGGGGTGGGCATTCCCAAAAATCTACAGCAGAAAATATTTAAACCCTTCTTCCGCGTTGGCGAGCATCACCAGTTGAGCGTCAAAGGGTTCGGGTTGGGCTTAAGCTACGTGCAACGGATCATCGAGGCCCACAACTGGCGCCTTGAACTTACCAGCGAAGTTGGCGAAGGCAGTGAATTCAAAATCCGGTTTCCGCAGAACGCTCTGGTCAGCGCCAAAACGATGAGCAACGTCTAA
- a CDS encoding response regulator, whose product METILLIEDNDIIRDNTAEILTLSGYTVLAAENGKIGVESALATRPDLVICDIMMPVLDGYGVLQIFNKNPQLAGIPFIFLTAKTERNDFRKGMELGADDYLTKPFDESELLRAIEGRLSRFRTLGAPSGAADTPVEHIRLDDLINNRKTHPIRKRQYIYAEGDGPTRLYYLKAGKVKTTRTNPDGKELITGLYQAGEFFGYVALLEETDYTDSAVTLEDSELIYVPSDEFRQLLLTSPDLGRELIRLLAGRISDREEQLLGMAYGSLRRRVADTLLRLQNQHPKEPIRLSRDDLAAVVGTATESLIRLLSEFKQDGLIEQDGTGIWVRRPEAFRRAVW is encoded by the coding sequence ATGGAAACCATCCTGCTCATTGAGGATAACGACATTATTCGCGACAACACGGCCGAGATACTGACCCTATCGGGCTACACGGTGCTGGCCGCCGAAAACGGCAAGATCGGCGTGGAGTCGGCCCTGGCCACCCGCCCCGACCTGGTCATCTGCGACATTATGATGCCCGTGCTCGATGGGTATGGCGTCCTACAGATTTTTAACAAAAACCCACAATTGGCGGGCATTCCGTTCATTTTTCTGACGGCCAAAACCGAACGCAACGATTTTCGGAAAGGCATGGAGCTGGGCGCCGACGATTACCTGACCAAACCGTTCGACGAATCGGAACTGCTACGCGCCATCGAAGGGCGCCTGAGCCGATTCCGCACGCTGGGCGCTCCGTCGGGGGCTGCCGATACGCCCGTCGAACACATCCGGCTCGACGACCTGATCAACAACCGGAAAACCCACCCGATTCGGAAGCGGCAATACATCTACGCCGAAGGCGACGGCCCTACGCGCCTGTATTACCTCAAAGCGGGCAAAGTAAAAACCACCCGCACCAACCCCGACGGCAAGGAATTGATTACGGGGCTCTATCAGGCCGGCGAGTTCTTCGGGTACGTGGCCCTGCTCGAAGAAACCGATTATACCGACTCGGCCGTGACGCTGGAAGACAGTGAACTGATCTACGTACCCAGCGACGAGTTTCGGCAGCTACTGCTCACCAGCCCCGACCTGGGCCGGGAGCTGATCCGGCTGTTGGCGGGGCGTATCAGCGATCGGGAAGAACAATTGCTGGGTATGGCTTACGGGTCGTTGCGCCGCCGCGTGGCCGACACGCTGCTGCGCCTTCAGAATCAGCACCCCAAAGAGCCCATTCGCCTCTCCCGCGATGACCTGGCGGCGGTAGTGGGCACGGCCACCGAATCGCTCATCCGGCTGCTGAGTGAATTTAAACAGGATGGCCTGATCGAGCAGGACGGCACCGGCATCTGGGTACGTCGCCCCGAAGCCTTCCGCCGGGCGGTATGGTAG
- a CDS encoding T9SS type A sorting domain-containing protein, with protein sequence MSASFVTTGTFGEGNQFVVQWSTDGNTFVSLPNTFSASPASFTVPATPSLSGFYTYRVASTKPAVVSAQPTYTLRVLDKPSARLRGHNAGDFPINPYTPVRLSIEPTGRGPYVFTLTDSTKFSYSEEYSTEALTVYPKQSTTYTLASVRNACGYGQVSGSASIKVNPVDFVLINRTSTDGTVARVCIGGTTPIYFSTTGPLPPNTRFSAQLIDPQNGNQAVAIPVSGTTSPLLLEVPASYPYSNSNPVHLLRIFSAEAGLAATQPILMTTPPRLSITATPNVVLPDGEVTLVVSASHSANQRWLLSDGSVVTQFAYNNNTVSQTALRVRPTASTSYSFVAPLQGECLSDVSYASRTAPVTVLPGIRLTGLSKTDVCAGEPLTIYYSAPAGFTMPSRVQVNLQSNLVGATVTRPGEITLTVPPSASRVSQIQVVDLARQPLSANTPMALTIKEIPRFVFGTPRITLSQPGNLELWGQLYAGGQTELTLSSGHVVHLTGGYVLGDNQGTYTRLPAIYLTQSQTFSVIAARNECGVQQELNSSFTEAIVERPTTVTGIAIRASRQEQSETPLVCPGAEFTLNVTLSGTFEPSNQFRLELINSSVNGQYVSRTESVSLTGASVRFRLPTEQASYKVRLVSTNPITQSNELSLPYLFTPPSAKVVLKLPAASSLYTQDATSLTVASGELVQVQYRFEGTSPFSYTLADGQQGQTSSNLLELPVRVTQPARFQVTRLSTGCLSSTPIDSATVRIEATQLRMGSIQGASVCAALPQQLPFIWLGQVPTAAAYQVEVSTDRGASYQAIPTTGTTSPVTYTMPTSLAGYDRQIRLVAKLTDQSMYFSLPQTITLDAPPSVTLSADGRTTLYPQDLSSSVTLKTTANPVTTPISVLSDGRMISGTGLIYVSKPGEYSLINTSNRCGYGQTFGMVRITSGPSLTRLEAEKPFICETETARVRYEAQGDFNSGNIFRVYLVERSFNRRTLLVETATPTGVLAIPPGTNRPTGTYTFTIESTSPSLTLTTGQLKVQNVLRGRLNSAAISIYPGEAIGASVWPGSSGPYSFTLSDGQSFSPDFDGTTNLSIRPTQTSTYTVVRAENSCGVGQLSGSVSVTVLPASAVRVRAGTTQILCSGQTATLWIDPTGPFESANQFTVQLSDSTGHQFQSIPTTSSPTQVTVTIPANWPSASQGHRFRVISTHPVHVGASSTYSFGIYQTASGTLTGNTTISKGESASLSVALTGTPPWQLTVTDLFGARNFTASQSPFILTVKPDTTSGYRLTSVRNSQCGLGGASGMALVTVTKLLAIEPTLPIQVRVWPNPTTTVLAVEGTLPSDELVTTSLYTLSGQLLQKAESRLVEKRLSHRLDLSQFPVGVYILTVGQGERRGQFRVVKQ encoded by the coding sequence ATGAGTGCCTCGTTCGTCACAACAGGTACGTTCGGAGAAGGCAACCAGTTTGTTGTGCAGTGGTCGACCGATGGCAACACCTTCGTCAGCTTACCAAATACCTTTTCAGCCAGCCCGGCGTCGTTTACGGTACCTGCCACCCCATCTCTGAGTGGATTCTATACTTACCGGGTTGCCTCTACAAAACCTGCCGTTGTTAGCGCTCAGCCGACGTATACATTGCGCGTACTGGATAAGCCCTCCGCCCGATTGCGGGGACATAATGCGGGTGATTTTCCAATCAATCCGTATACGCCGGTACGACTCAGCATTGAGCCTACCGGCCGGGGGCCGTATGTATTTACCCTGACCGATAGTACGAAATTCTCGTATAGTGAAGAGTACTCAACGGAGGCACTAACAGTCTATCCAAAGCAGTCGACCACCTACACATTGGCAAGTGTTCGCAACGCCTGTGGCTATGGTCAAGTGTCGGGAAGCGCGTCCATAAAGGTTAACCCGGTCGATTTTGTACTGATCAATCGCACGTCGACTGATGGCACGGTGGCACGCGTCTGCATAGGCGGTACCACACCCATCTATTTTTCAACTACCGGCCCTTTACCACCCAACACCCGCTTTTCGGCGCAACTCATCGACCCGCAAAACGGGAATCAGGCGGTAGCCATCCCTGTAAGTGGCACAACTAGTCCGCTGCTGTTGGAGGTACCCGCTTCATACCCGTACAGCAACAGTAATCCTGTTCACCTGCTGCGTATATTCTCCGCAGAAGCAGGGTTAGCGGCCACTCAGCCGATCCTGATGACGACTCCGCCCCGCCTCTCGATTACGGCTACGCCTAATGTTGTACTGCCCGATGGGGAGGTTACGCTAGTCGTTAGTGCAAGCCACAGTGCCAACCAGCGCTGGCTGCTAAGCGACGGATCGGTAGTTACTCAGTTTGCCTATAACAACAACACGGTCAGCCAGACGGCGTTACGCGTCAGGCCAACGGCAAGTACTTCCTACAGCTTTGTAGCCCCCCTACAGGGCGAATGCCTGTCTGATGTCTCGTACGCCAGCCGGACGGCGCCCGTGACGGTGCTGCCAGGTATTCGGCTAACCGGCCTGTCGAAGACGGATGTCTGCGCGGGTGAGCCTCTAACAATCTACTATTCGGCACCGGCCGGTTTTACCATGCCCAGCCGCGTGCAGGTAAACCTGCAAAGCAATCTGGTAGGGGCCACTGTAACCCGCCCTGGCGAGATTACGCTGACGGTCCCTCCCTCCGCCAGTAGGGTAAGCCAGATTCAGGTAGTTGATCTGGCCCGTCAGCCGCTCAGTGCCAACACCCCGATGGCGCTAACCATCAAAGAGATACCGCGATTTGTGTTTGGTACGCCCCGAATCACGCTCTCCCAGCCGGGTAATCTGGAGCTATGGGGGCAGCTCTATGCCGGTGGACAAACGGAGCTTACCCTCAGTTCGGGGCATGTAGTGCACCTCACCGGTGGGTACGTTCTTGGCGACAACCAGGGTACGTATACCCGCCTGCCGGCCATTTACCTCACCCAATCCCAGACCTTTTCAGTCATTGCCGCCCGAAATGAATGTGGCGTTCAGCAAGAATTGAACAGCAGTTTTACTGAAGCGATTGTGGAACGGCCAACGACGGTGACCGGCATTGCCATTCGCGCCTCCCGCCAAGAGCAGTCCGAAACACCACTCGTTTGCCCCGGTGCCGAGTTTACCCTCAATGTAACCCTGTCAGGTACGTTTGAGCCATCCAATCAATTCAGGCTTGAGTTGATCAATTCGTCAGTAAACGGGCAATACGTCAGCCGTACCGAATCAGTGAGCCTGACAGGAGCCAGCGTTCGGTTTCGGTTGCCGACTGAACAGGCCAGCTACAAGGTCCGGCTGGTTTCGACCAACCCAATCACACAGAGCAACGAGCTGTCGCTGCCTTATCTATTTACCCCACCGTCCGCTAAAGTGGTGCTGAAATTGCCCGCTGCATCCAGTCTATATACCCAGGATGCCACATCGCTCACGGTAGCTAGTGGTGAACTTGTACAGGTACAGTATCGCTTCGAGGGCACCTCTCCCTTTTCGTATACACTCGCTGATGGCCAGCAGGGCCAAACGAGTAGCAATCTGCTTGAATTACCCGTCCGCGTCACGCAACCGGCCCGTTTTCAGGTTACCCGTTTAAGCACTGGATGCCTCAGTAGCACACCCATCGATAGTGCTACCGTTCGGATCGAAGCCACTCAGCTTCGAATGGGCAGCATTCAGGGGGCCTCTGTCTGTGCTGCGCTACCCCAGCAACTGCCCTTTATCTGGCTCGGTCAGGTACCCACTGCTGCAGCGTATCAGGTCGAAGTGTCGACAGATCGGGGAGCCAGTTACCAGGCGATACCCACTACGGGCACAACCAGCCCCGTAACCTACACGATGCCTACATCGCTGGCGGGGTACGATCGGCAGATCAGACTGGTTGCTAAACTGACTGATCAGTCGATGTACTTTAGTTTGCCCCAAACCATTACCCTCGATGCCCCACCCAGTGTAACGCTATCAGCAGACGGCCGCACGACGCTGTACCCGCAGGATCTATCAAGTTCCGTAACACTCAAAACCACTGCCAATCCGGTAACGACCCCGATTAGTGTGCTGTCAGATGGGCGCATGATCAGCGGAACGGGTCTTATCTACGTATCGAAACCCGGCGAGTATAGCCTTATCAATACCTCAAACCGGTGCGGTTACGGCCAGACGTTCGGCATGGTGCGGATTACCAGTGGGCCGAGTTTAACGCGACTTGAGGCCGAAAAACCGTTCATCTGCGAAACAGAAACGGCGCGCGTCCGGTATGAGGCGCAGGGCGACTTTAACTCGGGTAATATATTCCGGGTGTATCTGGTGGAGCGATCGTTTAACCGCCGGACCCTGCTGGTTGAAACAGCGACGCCAACGGGTGTGCTGGCCATCCCGCCCGGCACAAACCGGCCTACAGGAACGTACACTTTTACAATCGAGTCGACATCGCCCTCGTTGACGTTGACAACAGGGCAACTGAAGGTACAGAACGTACTGCGTGGACGACTCAATTCGGCGGCGATTAGTATCTACCCCGGCGAAGCAATTGGAGCGTCTGTCTGGCCGGGCAGCAGCGGCCCTTACTCGTTTACCCTCTCCGACGGGCAATCGTTCAGCCCGGATTTCGACGGCACAACCAATCTGTCCATACGCCCGACTCAAACTAGCACTTACACCGTTGTGCGCGCGGAGAACAGCTGTGGAGTGGGGCAATTGAGTGGCAGTGTATCAGTTACCGTGTTGCCGGCGTCAGCAGTAAGAGTGCGGGCGGGCACCACTCAGATCCTATGCAGTGGACAGACAGCTACGTTGTGGATTGACCCTACTGGCCCGTTTGAATCAGCCAACCAGTTTACGGTTCAGCTCTCCGACTCAACAGGACATCAGTTTCAGTCGATTCCAACAACTAGCTCACCCACACAGGTGACCGTAACGATACCCGCCAACTGGCCTAGTGCCAGCCAGGGCCACCGTTTCAGGGTTATCTCGACGCACCCCGTGCATGTGGGAGCCAGTTCAACCTATTCGTTCGGCATTTACCAAACAGCGTCGGGTACGCTTACCGGCAATACAACTATCAGCAAGGGCGAGTCGGCCAGCCTAAGCGTTGCCTTGACGGGTACACCACCCTGGCAACTGACCGTAACAGACCTATTTGGGGCGCGGAACTTCACGGCCAGCCAATCGCCGTTTATACTCACAGTAAAACCCGACACGACCAGTGGTTACCGTCTCACCAGCGTTCGGAATAGCCAATGTGGCCTGGGCGGAGCCAGCGGTATGGCCCTAGTCACGGTAACAAAGCTGCTGGCCATCGAACCCACTCTGCCAATTCAGGTACGTGTCTGGCCCAATCCGACAACTACAGTCCTAGCGGTTGAAGGCACGCTCCCCTCCGACGAACTGGTGACCACCAGTCTATATACGCTCAGTGGCCAACTCCTCCAAAAAGCAGAGAGCCGCCTCGTTGAGAAGCGGCTCTCGCACCGGCTTGATCTAAGCCAGTTCCCAGTCGGCGTTTACATCCTCACCGTTGGGCAGGGTGAGCGACGCGGCCAGTTCAGGGTAGTCAAACAATAA